The Natrinema caseinilyticum genomic sequence TTCGCGTCGTACATCTTCGCGCCGAGGACGGCGATCATGCCCGCGTTGTCCCGCAGAAATGTGGGATCGGGCGCGTGGAACCGTGCCCCCCGTTGGTCGCACATCGCCGACAGCATCTCCCGGAGGCGTGCGTTCTGCCCGACGCCGCCGCCGAGGACGAGTTCGTCGCTCCCGGTCAGCGACAGGGCTCGCTCGGAGACCTCGGTCAGCATCCCGAAGATGTTCTCCTGGAGCGAGTAGCAGATGTCCGCGATCGGCACGCCGTCGTCGGACGCCTGCTTGGCGGCGCTCATGATCCCCGAAAACGAGAAGTCCATCCCCTTGACGACGTACGGGAGATCCACGTACTCGCCGTCTTTCGCGGCCGCCTCGACCTTCGGGCCGCCGGGGTGGGACCAGCCGACGTGACGCGTGAACTTGTCGATCGCGTTCCCGACGCCGGTGTCCATCGTCTCTCCGAGGACGCGGTAGCGCCCGTTACGGTAGGCCAGCAAGTGTGCGTTCGCGCCGCTCGCGTTGAGACAGACCGGTGCCTCGAACCCGGACGTGTGGCGGCCGATCTCGAGGTGGGCGACCATGTGATTGACGCCGACGAGTGGCACCTCGAGGACCTGGCTCAGCGCCCGGGCGGCGGTACCGACGACGCGCAGACAGGGGCCGAGACCGGGGCCGCGCGAAAACGCGATCGCGTCGACCGGAGACTCCGTCGCCGGGCCGTCGTGGGTCTCGCGGGCGTACTCGAGGGCCCGTCCGACGACCGTCGGGATGGCATCGTGCATGTGTTCGGCAGCCTCACGGGGGTGAATTCCCCCGGTTTCGGGCTGGTAGGCGTCGCTCTCGATGAAGACGTCGTCACACGCGGCGTCGAACAGGGCTGCACTGGCGGCCCAGGCGGTCCCTTCGATCCCCAGGATACGAACGTCAGTCGTCACGGGTGAGAACGAGTTCGGTTACGCTGGGAAACGACCGGTGGTTCCATAAATCGGGGGTCGCGGATCGATTCTCCTCGCGTGCGGGTCGACCGTGCCTCGCTCGCGCTCGGCACAGCACCG encodes the following:
- a CDS encoding bifunctional N(6)-L-threonylcarbamoyladenine synthase/serine/threonine protein kinase codes for the protein MTTDVRILGIEGTAWAASAALFDAACDDVFIESDAYQPETGGIHPREAAEHMHDAIPTVVGRALEYARETHDGPATESPVDAIAFSRGPGLGPCLRVVGTAARALSQVLEVPLVGVNHMVAHLEIGRHTSGFEAPVCLNASGANAHLLAYRNGRYRVLGETMDTGVGNAIDKFTRHVGWSHPGGPKVEAAAKDGEYVDLPYVVKGMDFSFSGIMSAAKQASDDGVPIADICYSLQENIFGMLTEVSERALSLTGSDELVLGGGVGQNARLREMLSAMCDQRGARFHAPDPTFLRDNAGMIAVLGAKMYDANDTLALEESRVDPDFRPDQVPVTWRTDEPELAVGRGVAEAHVRGAEALVDIEPEAGRVTKRREPKRYRTPRLDDRLRSERTTLEARLTSLARREGVPTPVLSDVDPREARLELEYVGDRDLRDGLSVERVREVGRHLARLHAAGFVHGDPTTRNVRVGRPNGDDARAERAGRDGEGDEAAGDGERTYLIDFGLGYHTDHVEDYAMDLHVFDQSLVGTADDPEPLREAVRSGYREIGDERVLERLRAVEERGRYRS